The bacterium nucleotide sequence AAACTTCATTCATTCTTTTTGAATATAAATATCTTTGGATAGAGATATAAATAGTCACCTGAAGGATTTTCATTGAAGGGAATATTAAAGAATCTTGGGGGATTAGAAAATTCTTTTTCTATTTTAAAGCCTTTATTTTTAATATCATTTAATAGAGAAAAAGCCCGAGAGCGACACTGTATATCGCTTAAAACAAAATATTGAGGGCTTTGTTTTTCAATTTCTACTCTGTTTTTAGCAATACATAGATTGTATCTATATTGATTTATCGGAGGTGTTTCAAATTGATAGGGATCTATCTCTACGCCAATCTTTGTCCCTTTGGGTATATTTGCCAAAATCCATTTTCCTGCGATTGTTCTTACATTTTCTCTTACAAAAATTCTGATATAACCAAGGGTAAAAATGAATGTGGCAACTAAAACAAAAAATACTACTATATTCTTTAAATATTTATTAAAAGAAATATCTAATGACCTTGATGCAAAGATGCTTAAGAAAGGAGCAATTACAAGCATATATCTATCAAGTCTTTGAGAACAAAGACTAAAAAATAGGATTGATATAACTATCCAAGATATCATCAAAACCTCTTGTTTCCTTATTTTCCAAAAACAAAGAATTAAACCGAAAAAAGAGAGGCATAAGAGGGGCCAGCCTATTCCATGGTATAAAGCCCTTAAATAATATAGGATTCCAGAAAATATATTTCCTTTACCCTTAACGCCTTTAATACAAGAAATAACCTCATAATAAGAGATAAAACAATAAAAAGAGGTAGCACTAAAAGAAATTAAGGCAAAAACATAGCTTAAAATAACCTTTTTAGAAAATAGGCATCCTAATGTTTTTTCTTTTAAAAAATGGGAAAGATGAATAATTAGAATTACCAATATTCCTGTATATTTAGCACTACCAGCAAGGCCTGCAAAGATTCCTCCTAGTATATACCATTTGTTAGTATTGGATTCTAATATTTTTAATGAGATAAAAAAGGTTAGAGCAATAAAGAAAAGGCTTATAATATCTGTGCTAATATAATGGCTATTTATTACAAAAAAAGGGGTTATAGCAAGAAATAGGCTAGAAACCAATCCCCTTTTTTCTCCATATAATTTTTTTGCAATTAAAAATACAAACAAAACAGTAAGAACACCAAATACCACAGAAACCATTCTTCCTGTAATATAGAATTTAGCCATTTCTTCAGGATGAAGATAAAAGAAAAGTAAATCATAGCTCAATTTTATATAACCTACAAGATAAGCAATACCTAAAAAGGCTATTAAAAACCAAAAATAAAGGCATCCATACCAAAAATAATGGGGATTAAAATCAAATTTTTTTGGATTCATATTACTTACAGATTGAATAAATTGAGATTCGTCAGGATGATAAGACCTAATAGGATTAAATTTTGACCCCTTTAATTTTCCTTCATATAATGTTTGTGATTTTACTACTTTTTCTTCTGTAACACCCTCCAAAGACTTTTTAATCTCACATTCATTTTCAAAATAGAGCTTGTTGCGAACAATGCTTGGAACCCCCCAATTTATACCAGTAAAATTAAGTAAAAAAGAAAAGAAAAGAATAAAAATAAGGCAAATAGTATTTTTTCTATTCACTTTTATATAAACCTATTATCTCATTCAACCTTATTTGAATTAATTCTGTAAATGAACGAATGGAATCCAATAGGAGATTTACCTTAGTTGTTTTAGCATTAATCCATCTTACAGGCACCTCTTTCATTTTATATTTGAATTTTTTTGTAAGGAAAATTATCTCTACATCAAACCCCCATCTTTTAAGCCTTCCTTTTCCATAAAGATGATGGGCAACGTTCCCCCTATATCCTTTAAATCCACAATTAAAATCAGAAACCTCTTTAATAATTAACAAGTGGGCAAAAAAATAGAATACACTACCCATAAATTCTCTCCACCACGGTTGATGAACCTCTATAAAGGAATCCTTTAATTTCCTTGAACCAATTGCTATATCATAATCTTTTTCAAGAAAAGCAAGGATTTTATCTATCTCTTCAAATGGCGTTGAAAGATCACAATCAGTAAAAAGAACATATTTACCTCTTGTAGCAAGAATCCCCCTTTTTAAACTATATCCCTTGCCTTGATTAAGTTCATTTTTTAAAAGCTTAATCTTTGAATTTCCTTTTGATATTTCCTCTATAATGCCAGGGGTTTTATCTAAACTTCCATCATCTACTACAATAATCTCATATGTATATTTCTTGCCATCCAAATATTTAATAATTGTATCAAGGGTCTTTTCAATTTTATCCCCTTCATTATATACAGGAATTACTACACTTAAATAAATCTCCTCGTTCATCTTCCCATCCCTTTATACTCAAAACCTAAAGCTTGTGCCCTCTCTTTATCAAGGATATTCCTTCCATCAATAATAATAGGATGTTTTAGTAAACCCTTTATTTTTTCAAGGTCTATATTTTTTATCTCCTCCCATTCAGTTAAAATAAGAAGGCAATCAGATTTTTCTGCTGCACTATAAGGGCTTTCAACATAAATGACCTCCTTTGGAAGAATGCTTTTTGCCTTATTGGAAGCCTTTGGGTCATAGGCAACAATGGTTGCTCCCTCTTTTATAAGGGTTGTAATAATTTCAATAGATGGCGCATTCCTCATATCATCTGTATTTGGTTTAAAGGAAAGGCCTAAAACACCTATCCTTTTTTCCTTAATAACCCACAATGCTTCCCTTATTTTTGAAAGAAACCTTTTTCTTTGAAGGTCATTTATCTCTCTTGTCTCCTTTAAAAGCTTAAAATCATAGCCATACCTTTCTGCAATCCGAATAAAACCAGATACATCCTTTGGAAAACAAGAGCCTCCATACCCTATCCCAGCATTTAAAAAATCCTTTCCAATCCTTAAATCAAACCCCATTCCCTCTGTTACTTTGTTTATATCAGCACCTGCTGCATCGCATATAATAGAAAGTGCATTCGCAAAGGAAATCTTGCAAGATAAAAAAGAATTTGCAGAATGCTTGATTAGCTCTGCGCTTCTAATGTCCGTGGTTATTATCTTTGCATTGAGTGGACTATAAAGCTCCTTCATTATCTTAATTGCTCTATGGCTTGAGGCACCAATTACAATTCTATCTGGATGCATAAAGTCATAAATAGCAGAGCCTTCTCTTAAAAATTCGGGGTTTGAGACGACATCAAAGTCTACCTTATGGATATTGTTTAACCTTATTGTCCTTTCAACACGCTCTCCTGTCTCAATT carries:
- a CDS encoding glycosyltransferase family 39 protein, producing the protein MNRKNTICLIFILFFSFLLNFTGINWGVPSIVRNKLYFENECEIKKSLEGVTEEKVVKSQTLYEGKLKGSKFNPIRSYHPDESQFIQSVSNMNPKKFDFNPHYFWYGCLYFWFLIAFLGIAYLVGYIKLSYDLLFFYLHPEEMAKFYITGRMVSVVFGVLTVLFVFLIAKKLYGEKRGLVSSLFLAITPFFVINSHYISTDIISLFFIALTFFISLKILESNTNKWYILGGIFAGLAGSAKYTGILVILIIHLSHFLKEKTLGCLFSKKVILSYVFALISFSATSFYCFISYYEVISCIKGVKGKGNIFSGILYYLRALYHGIGWPLLCLSFFGLILCFWKIRKQEVLMISWIVISILFFSLCSQRLDRYMLVIAPFLSIFASRSLDISFNKYLKNIVVFFVLVATFIFTLGYIRIFVRENVRTIAGKWILANIPKGTKIGVEIDPYQFETPPINQYRYNLCIAKNRVEIEKQSPQYFVLSDIQCRSRAFSLLNDIKNKGFKIEKEFSNPPRFFNIPFNENPSGDYLYLYPKIFIFKKNE
- a CDS encoding dolichyl-phosphate beta-glucosyltransferase encodes the protein MNEEIYLSVVIPVYNEGDKIEKTLDTIIKYLDGKKYTYEIIVVDDGSLDKTPGIIEEISKGNSKIKLLKNELNQGKGYSLKRGILATRGKYVLFTDCDLSTPFEEIDKILAFLEKDYDIAIGSRKLKDSFIEVHQPWWREFMGSVFYFFAHLLIIKEVSDFNCGFKGYRGNVAHHLYGKGRLKRWGFDVEIIFLTKKFKYKMKEVPVRWINAKTTKVNLLLDSIRSFTELIQIRLNEIIGLYKSE
- a CDS encoding UDP-glucose/GDP-mannose dehydrogenase family protein: MKVSIIGTGYVGLVTGACLASLGNDCLCVDNNEEKIASLKDEIVPFYEPSLEEIIKKNKERLSFTTSIKEGVDKGEIIFICVPTPSLPDGDVDLTYIEKVSREIAYNMEEYRIIVDKSTVPIETGERVERTIRLNNIHKVDFDVVSNPEFLREGSAIYDFMHPDRIVIGASSHRAIKIMKELYSPLNAKIITTDIRSAELIKHSANSFLSCKISFANALSIICDAAGADINKVTEGMGFDLRIGKDFLNAGIGYGGSCFPKDVSGFIRIAERYGYDFKLLKETREINDLQRKRFLSKIREALWVIKEKRIGVLGLSFKPNTDDMRNAPSIEIITTLIKEGATIVAYDPKASNKAKSILPKEVIYVESPYSAAEKSDCLLILTEWEEIKNIDLEKIKGLLKHPIIIDGRNILDKERAQALGFEYKGMGR